The following are encoded together in the Adhaeribacter arboris genome:
- a CDS encoding metallophosphoesterase, which translates to MHKNYLSSLLYWLFLFFLSACAVHPPYYRQDVANWRQNTPPAPSQLNYSIFLIGDVGAPARNPLEPSLNLLHRQIMAAGEKSAVVFLGDNIYSYGLTEPGSPGRKTDEERMRTQLDIFKGYQGEKYMIPGNHDWAQGQPGGLQSVIRQEAFVEEYLQDTAAVSGGNFFVPDEGCPGPYEVFLQEDMVLIALNSQWWLQSEERPYGPNNYCNVSDEAEVLVQLEDIISKNSGKNIMVVGHHPLQTNGTHGGNFRLTDHLFPLTMLNPWLVIPLPIIGSIYPWARRYGGISQDIPHPKYQAYVNGLMNIFNKYPNVVYAAGHDHNLQYFKTNNVRAIVSGSGCKTQYMKRGGGQAQFGHEEKGYALVNYYNNGEAWLEFWEPKGNGDQGELMFRTKLYERQNAAPVKEIPVVTSNISFKDSSITVAANPEQYQAGKTKQFLLGTHYRREWATPVKMPLLDLQTEQEGLVPYRLGGGKQTTSLRLRNEAGREFSLRSVNKNPSPLLPTDLRQTLMQDLLQDQISAQHPYGALILPPLADAAGVYHVNPRLVFVPNDPRLGKYQAIFNNQVAILEENPDEDHRNVASLGNAKNLVGTDKVLERKREDNDNTVSEVSFARARLFDMLIGDWDRHEGQWRWIERKTEDERVFEPVPKDRDVVFFKTDGFIPYLLTRKWALRNVQDFGYEFKDYIGLNLTAFTTDRTFLASVTKEQWVAEAEKIKQNVTDAIIQQAIQLWPPEIANLSGPEIAAKLKSRRDRLPQLAADYYTFLSKTVDVVGSDKREKFTVTRLNNDQTQVVVNNIRRDGSLGRQVYDRTFRTNETKEIRLYGLGGDDVFNVSGKVDKGIRVRIIGGSDRDSITDNSVVKGLSRKTMVYDTKAGNFLAFGPETKDETQEYKEVNRYDRTAPQMPYFGPRLPLGFNPDDRFFLGLGFVYRTRKFRREPYAAEHRLQGNYLFASSSYNLHYQADFKRLLGNYDVGVKSYYYGFQPLFNYFGQGNKTQADLNQMKDYRLQFSHFYFSPTINKDIFSFLKFGIGPQYDNFRIDSATSGHQARGLVQTSDESVGVYETNKYLGLRFFLNLEAVSSPLNPYIGIKFLNEVTFNRELRHNQLRYTSLNSQAVFYLTPSFPFQLTWAGRLGASHNFGDYRFFQANTLGGTTNLRGYNRNRFAGRSTVYANAEARLQLFKFNQYLFPGKFGTLLFYDTGRVFADNDTSQKLFKDLHHSYGIGAWVDFFNRAVFSGTYSIGGEARYFNLSYGFFF; encoded by the coding sequence ATGCATAAAAATTACCTGAGTAGTTTACTTTACTGGCTTTTTCTTTTTTTTCTATCCGCCTGCGCGGTTCACCCACCTTATTACCGGCAAGATGTAGCCAACTGGCGGCAAAATACCCCTCCGGCACCCAGCCAATTAAATTATAGCATTTTTCTGATTGGAGACGTGGGAGCGCCCGCCCGCAACCCATTGGAACCTTCGCTGAATTTGCTGCACCGGCAAATTATGGCAGCCGGCGAAAAAAGTGCCGTTGTTTTTTTAGGAGATAATATTTATTCCTACGGTCTAACGGAGCCAGGCAGCCCCGGCCGGAAAACCGACGAAGAGCGCATGCGCACCCAACTGGATATTTTTAAAGGTTACCAAGGCGAAAAGTACATGATTCCGGGCAACCACGACTGGGCTCAGGGTCAACCCGGCGGTTTGCAATCGGTTATTCGGCAGGAAGCTTTTGTGGAAGAATACCTGCAGGATACTGCCGCGGTGAGTGGGGGAAACTTTTTCGTGCCCGACGAAGGCTGTCCGGGTCCGTACGAGGTTTTTCTGCAGGAAGATATGGTGTTAATTGCGCTTAATTCGCAGTGGTGGCTGCAAAGCGAAGAACGCCCTTACGGTCCTAATAATTACTGCAACGTTTCCGACGAAGCCGAGGTGCTGGTGCAACTGGAAGATATTATCAGCAAGAACAGCGGCAAAAACATTATGGTGGTGGGGCACCATCCTTTGCAGACCAACGGTACCCACGGCGGTAATTTCCGGTTAACCGACCATCTTTTTCCATTAACCATGTTAAATCCTTGGTTGGTAATTCCGCTGCCCATAATTGGTTCTATTTACCCTTGGGCGCGTCGGTACGGGGGTATTAGTCAGGATATTCCGCATCCCAAGTACCAGGCCTACGTGAACGGTTTAATGAATATTTTTAATAAATACCCAAACGTAGTGTATGCGGCCGGACATGACCATAACTTACAATACTTTAAAACAAATAATGTACGCGCTATTGTGAGTGGCTCGGGCTGCAAAACGCAATACATGAAACGGGGTGGCGGCCAAGCGCAGTTTGGGCACGAGGAAAAAGGGTATGCCCTGGTAAATTATTACAACAACGGCGAAGCCTGGCTCGAATTCTGGGAACCGAAAGGCAACGGCGACCAAGGGGAACTAATGTTCCGGACTAAATTGTATGAGCGCCAGAATGCTGCCCCGGTTAAGGAAATACCCGTAGTAACATCCAATATCAGTTTTAAAGATAGCAGCATTACTGTAGCCGCGAATCCGGAGCAATACCAGGCGGGTAAAACCAAGCAATTTTTATTGGGTACGCATTATCGTCGCGAATGGGCAACGCCGGTAAAAATGCCGCTGTTAGACTTGCAAACCGAACAAGAAGGCCTGGTGCCTTACCGTTTGGGGGGTGGTAAACAAACAACTTCGCTTCGGTTACGCAACGAGGCTGGCCGGGAGTTCTCGCTTCGATCGGTTAATAAAAATCCTTCGCCCCTACTACCCACTGATTTACGTCAAACCTTAATGCAGGACTTGCTCCAGGACCAAATTTCGGCGCAGCATCCTTACGGTGCGTTAATATTGCCGCCTTTAGCTGATGCCGCCGGAGTGTACCACGTAAATCCCAGACTGGTATTCGTGCCCAACGATCCGCGTTTAGGTAAATACCAGGCCATTTTTAATAACCAGGTAGCCATTCTGGAAGAAAACCCCGACGAAGACCACCGCAACGTGGCTAGTTTAGGGAATGCGAAAAATTTAGTGGGCACCGACAAAGTACTCGAACGCAAACGCGAGGATAACGATAATACGGTAAGCGAAGTAAGTTTTGCCCGCGCCCGGCTTTTTGATATGTTAATCGGGGATTGGGACCGGCACGAAGGGCAGTGGCGCTGGATAGAACGTAAAACCGAAGATGAACGCGTTTTTGAACCGGTACCCAAAGACCGGGATGTAGTGTTTTTTAAAACCGATGGTTTTATTCCCTACTTGCTTACCCGAAAATGGGCTTTGCGGAATGTGCAGGATTTTGGCTACGAATTTAAAGATTACATAGGCTTGAATTTAACCGCCTTCACCACCGATCGCACTTTTTTAGCCTCTGTAACCAAAGAACAATGGGTAGCCGAAGCGGAAAAAATAAAACAAAATGTTACCGATGCCATTATCCAGCAAGCGATTCAACTCTGGCCCCCGGAAATAGCTAATCTATCGGGACCAGAAATCGCGGCCAAACTCAAATCCCGCCGGGATCGGTTACCCCAATTAGCCGCGGATTATTATACTTTTCTGTCCAAAACGGTAGATGTGGTGGGCAGCGATAAACGCGAAAAATTTACCGTAACCCGCTTAAATAACGATCAAACCCAGGTAGTAGTCAATAATATTCGCCGCGATGGTTCCCTTGGCCGACAGGTATACGACCGTACTTTCCGGACGAATGAAACCAAGGAAATCCGATTATATGGCTTGGGGGGCGACGATGTTTTTAACGTGAGCGGAAAGGTAGACAAAGGTATTCGGGTACGTATAATTGGCGGCAGCGACCGCGACAGCATTACGGATAATTCAGTGGTAAAAGGCTTAAGTCGCAAAACCATGGTGTACGATACCAAAGCCGGTAATTTCCTGGCTTTCGGACCGGAAACCAAAGATGAGACGCAGGAATACAAAGAAGTAAACCGCTACGACCGTACGGCCCCCCAGATGCCGTACTTCGGGCCCCGCTTGCCTTTGGGTTTTAACCCCGATGATAGATTTTTCCTGGGACTTGGTTTCGTTTACCGCACGCGTAAATTCCGGCGAGAGCCTTATGCCGCCGAACATCGTTTGCAGGGTAATTACCTTTTCGCCTCTTCGTCTTATAACCTGCACTACCAGGCCGATTTTAAACGCTTATTGGGGAACTACGATGTAGGCGTAAAATCGTATTATTATGGCTTCCAGCCCTTATTTAATTACTTTGGCCAAGGCAACAAAACACAAGCTGATTTAAATCAAATGAAAGATTACCGGCTCCAGTTTTCGCATTTTTACTTCTCGCCTACAATAAACAAAGATATATTTAGCTTCCTGAAATTTGGTATCGGCCCGCAATACGATAATTTCCGGATAGATTCCGCTACTTCCGGCCACCAGGCCCGTGGATTGGTACAAACCAGCGACGAATCAGTTGGCGTTTACGAAACGAATAAATACCTGGGCTTGCGGTTTTTCCTGAACCTGGAAGCGGTGAGTAGCCCCTTGAATCCGTACATTGGCATTAAGTTTTTGAACGAAGTAACCTTTAACCGCGAATTACGCCACAACCAATTGCGGTATACCAGCCTTAATTCGCAGGCGGTGTTTTATCTTACCCCAAGTTTTCCTTTTCAGTTAACCTGGGCCGGCCGGTTAGGGGCTTCTCATAATTTTGGCGATTACCGCTTTTTTCAGGCGAATACCTTGGGCGGCACTACCAATCTGCGGGGGTACAACCGGAACCGTTTTGCCGGCCGCAGTACGGTTTACGCCAACGCCGAGGCCCGTCTTCAATTATTTAAGTTTAACCAGTATTTGTTTCCGGGTAAGTTCGGTACGCTATTGTTTTACGATACCGGCCGGGTATTTGCCGACAATGATACTTCCCAAAAATTATTTAAGGATTTGCACCACAGCTATGGGATAGGCGCCTGGGTAGACTTTTTTAACCGGGCGGTTTTTTCCGGCACGTATTCCATTGGCGGCGAAGCTCGTTATTTTAACCTTTCCTACGGCTTTTTCTTTTAA
- a CDS encoding CPCC family cysteine-rich protein, translating to MITDKEGINGSQNWFNGYIDKIEKATGQNHKKFGDFFLCPCCGYPTLTERVAWDICVLCHWEDDGQDDPHAHEVWGGPNSNYSLSEARENFRKHYTMYRPSDERAFSNGRVRKSSSGKLLLDKVALKKSIIERYQQLFNTTDEKQIQNLWREIEKLEKKL from the coding sequence ATGATAACAGATAAAGAAGGAATAAATGGTAGCCAAAACTGGTTCAACGGCTATATCGACAAAATTGAGAAGGCTACAGGCCAAAATCATAAAAAATTTGGCGACTTCTTTCTCTGCCCTTGTTGCGGCTACCCAACTTTGACGGAAAGAGTAGCTTGGGATATATGCGTTCTATGCCACTGGGAAGATGACGGACAAGATGACCCGCATGCGCATGAAGTCTGGGGAGGGCCTAACTCAAACTACTCACTTTCGGAAGCACGCGAGAACTTCAGGAAACACTACACTATGTATCGACCTTCTGACGAACGTGCTTTCAGTAACGGGAGAGTAAGAAAGAGCTCATCAGGTAAACTATTACTAGATAAGGTTGCCCTGAAGAAATCAATAATAGAGAGGTACCAGCAACTCTTCAACACAACAGATGAAAAGCAGATACAGAACCTGTGGCGGGAGATTGAAAAGCTTGAGAAGAAACTATAG